CGGCGGTGATGCTGTTTTACTACGACCGCGTGAATTGGCTCGCGCAGTGGCAAGCCCAGGCGCGCAAAGCGGCGACGCCGCCGGTCAAGAGTTAGGATTCATTCAGTCATTGCGAGGGCGAAGCCCGAAGCAAGCGACCCCTCCCAACCCGCCCCTTACAAAGGGGAGGGCTAGGTTGGGGTTGGTGATTGCTTTGCCGCTGTGCGGCTCGCAATGACATCAAAGGTTTGTTATGGCTAAAAAAGTTCAAGAGAACGAATTAGAAAATATGCCGGTGGAAACCTACGACGCTTCCAAGATCACGGTGCTCGAAGGTCTCGAAGCGGTCCGCAAGCGTCCTGGGATGTACATCGGCTCGACGGATGTGCGCGGCTTGCATCACCTAGTCTTTGAAGTGGTGGACAATGCGATTGACGAGGCGCTCGCCGGCATGTGCGATCGCATTGACGTTAAGATTGATAAAGATAACATCGTCACCGTGATTGATAATGGGCGCGGTATCCCCGTGGACATTCACGCGCAGACCGGCAAATCCGCGCTCGAAGTCGTGATGACGAAATTGCACGCCGGCGCGAAATTCGGACAAGGCGGGTACAAGGTTGCCTCCGGTTTGCACGGCGTCGGCGTCAGCGCGGTCAACGCGCTCTCGGAATGGTTCGAATCCACAGTGCGCCGCGACGGCAAACTATATCGGCAAACGTACAAGCGCGGTGCGCCGCAAGCGGATGTGAAACAGGTCGGCAAATATCCGGCGGACGAACGCAGCGGCACGATTCAACGGTTTTATCCCGACAAACAAATTTTCAAAACGATTGATTACAAGTTCGACGTGTTGGCGCAGCGTTTTCGTGAGATGGCGTTCCTCACGCGCGGCTTGACGATCGCGTTTCGCGATGAACGCGAAGATCGCGAAATGACCTTTTACTTTGAAGGCGGCATCACCTCCTTCGTCCGTTACCTGAACAAGAACCGCACGGGGATCCACACGCCGTTTACGGTGGCGCGCCAAGTCAACGGGTCGCAAGTTGAAATCGCGGTGCAGTACACCGACGGGTATGGCGAATCGGTTTACACGTTCGCGAACAACATCAACACGGTGGATGGTGGGACGCATCTCACCGGTTTTCGCTCGGCGTTGACGCGCACGTTGAACGATTACGCGCGCAAAGCCAACTTGCTCAAAGAGAGCGACCCCAATCTTTCGGGCGACGATGTGCGCGAAGGGCTTACGGCGATTCTCTTGGTGAAACTCGAAGAGCCGCAGTTCGAATCGCAAACGAAAGCGAAACTGGGCAACGCCGAAGTCAAGACCCAGGTCGAGTCGGTGTTCACCGAAGCGTTCGGCGCGTTTCTCGAAGAGCACACGCGCGAGGCGAAAGAGATCGTGCAAAAGTGTCTCACGACCGCGCGCGCGCGCGAAGCCGCGCGCCAGGCGCGCGATCTGGTCATTCGCAAGAGCGCGCTCGAATCGCTGTCACTCCCCGGCAAACTCGCGGACTGTTCCGAAAAAGACCCAGAGAAAACCGAGTTGTACCTCGTGGAAGGCGACAGTGCCGGCGGCTCGGCTAAGCAAGGACGCGACCGCAAGTTCCAAGCGATCTTGCCTCTGCGCGGCAAGATTATGAACGTCGAGAAAACGCGGCTCGACAAAATGTTACAGAACGAAGAAATCCGCGCGATGATCACGGCGATTGGCACCGGGGTGGGTAACGGATTCGATCTCAAAAATCTGCGTTACTCGCGCATCATCTTGATGAGCGATGCGGATGTAGACGGTTCGCACATTCGCACGCTGTTACTTACCTTTTTCTTCCGTTACATGGAAGGGTTGGTTTCGCACGGACATCTTTACATCGCGCAGCCGCCGCTCTATCGCGTCAAGGTCGGCAAAGAGGAGCAGTACGTTTTTGACGACAAGGATTTGGACGCGCTCAAGAAAAAGACCAAGAGCGACAAGATGGACATTCAACGCTACAAAGGTCTGGGCGAGATGAATCCCGCGCAGTTGTGGGAAACGACGATGAATCCGGAGAATCGTACGCTGTTGCAGGTGAACGTCGAGGACGCGGCAGAGGCGGATCGCACATTCGATATGCTGATGGGGAGTGAAGTCGCGCCGCGCAAGCGATTCATTCAAACGCACGCGAAGAGTGTAAGAAACTTGGATGTGTAAGCATCCCAGGGACGTTTCCTAAAAACGACGAACTGTTCGGGTGCCAATGTGACCCCGTTCGATTCGAGTAGGTGGTTTGCCTGCTCAGGTCGTACCTGGGCGGGCAATTGTGTTTTGCCTACGCTCTGATTTGACAGACGTTGGTTTGTAGTGTATAAACATATTAACCCCCGCCGTTAATACTTTTTTATAGGGGTTTTTAGTGAAAATCCTCTTTCAAAACGATCGGCTCCGCAAAGAATTCAACAATAGCAGATTGCTGGTCAAACGCTATGGCGCGATCCAAGCCAAACTCATTCAGCGGCGTCTTGCCGAGATACACGCCGCTGATCGCTTGGAGGATTTGCGCTCACTGCCGCAAGCGCGTTATCACCAATTGAGGGAAAATCGCGCTGAACAAATCTCCGCTGACGTAGAGTATCCGTACCGTCTAATTTTTGTCTGCGCGAATGATCCTGTACCACGCAACCCTGATGGCGGGTTGGATTGGACACGTGTCACAGCGATTGTGATTATTGGCGTGGAGAATACGCATGATTAAACAATTACAAAATCAATTCATCCCTGACTATGCCACTCCCCCCGGCGACACGTTGCTCGAAACGATTCAGGCGCTTGGGATGAACCAAGCCGAACTGGCAAAACGCACTGGTCGCCCGCTCAAAACCGTCAACGAAATCATCAAAGGCAAAGTCGCGATTACGCCTGAAACGGCTTTGCAATTGGAGCGCGTGCTGGGTGTGCCTGCCGGCTTTTGGAACAATCTCGAACGCAATTATCGCGAATCTCTCGCGCGCCTTGATGAGCAAGAACGTTTGCAAAAGCAGTTGGCTTGGCTCAAACAGATTCCGGTCAAAGCAATAGCTAAACTCGAATGGTTTGCCGCGTTCGATGATCCCGTTCAGCAATTCCAAGCTGTCTTGCGGTTTTTTGGCGTGGCGTCGCCCGATCAATGGGAAAACCTTTGGGGCAAGCCGGCTGCCGCGTACCGTCAATCCCGCGCGTTTCAGAGTGATCCCGGCGCGGTGGCGGCGTGGCTTCGCAAAGGCGAGCTGGACGCACAACAAATTCCTTGCCAAGCGTATGATGCCGCCAAGTTTCAAGCCGCGCTGAGTCACGCGCGTGCGTTGACGACTGCCGCGCCCGAAGAGTTTTGTCCCGCACTAACGCGGATGTGCGCGAATGCTGGCGTCGCGGTCGTTTTCGTGCCGGAACTCCCCAAAGTGAGAGTGAGCGGCGTCACACGTTGGCTCTCGCCAGACAAGGCGCTCATTCAACTGAGTTTGTTTTACAAACGCGATGACCAACTCTGGTTCACCTTCTTCCACGAAGCGGGACACATCGTCTTGCACGGCAAACGTGACGTGTTTCTTGAAGAGGATACGTTGACCGACGACAAAGAAAACCAGGCGAACGATTTTGCGGCAAATTTATTGATTAGTCCGGCCGACTGGGAACGATTCATCCAAGCCGGTTCGTACCGCACTAAAACCGCCATCCAAGAATTTGCGGATGAAGTTGGAATTGCCCCAGGCATTGTCGTCGGACGGTTGCAACACGATGGACATTTGCCGCACAGTCATTGCAACGATTTGAAACGCCGCTTGGTGTGGATCTGATCAAGACCCGAAGGGTTTTCGCGAAGTGAACCCTTCGGGTCTGTGCGCTACTATGACCCAAAAAACAATATCTGCTTGGCGCACCATCCGCTTTGGCGACGTGATGCGGAATGTCCAAGTTGACGCCGAACCGCAATGAGCGGTTTGGAACAATATGTTGCGGGCGAGTATATGGACACGGATAATTTACGCATTCGTCGATGGGGTAAAATTGGCGACGGTTGTTTTGATCCCGTGGTGCTCCGCAAATTTGTGTAAAGTCACGTGCTATACGGTTCACGACGCACATTGCTCAAGCATCAACTGCACACTGGCCAGGAATTGTTCGGTCGTGCATTTGCGTATGTGAGGAAGTATTATTAAAACTTGGGGCGAAGCATTTGAAAAATGCTTCGCCCTGTTTTTATTTCACGGCAACCACTTGATTTCTATTTCATTCGCTAACACATCATTCGCCTTGAGGACGAGTTCGTCGTTTTGCCGTAGCGCATCCACTTCGTCCGGCGAAATCGGTCTACCCTGGAATTCGCGCGCGCGGTCCGAAACGCTAATCAAACACTTCAGTCGGCAATCGGGGCACGCGTACAGCCACACGTATTCGTTAGCCAATTTACGCCCTTCGACAAAATGGAGCGGACGCGGTCGCGATTTGGGACACTGGGTCGCTGGCGGCGGCGCTTTCGCCAAGATGACATTGCAGATTTGTTTGACCTCGTCTTCACCGGGAAAAATGATGCCAACCGCGCCCAGGTCGCGAAAGCGCGATGCCTTTGGATGCATCGTCGTCACGCCGATAATGCGCGCGTCCGGCTTGTAGGCGCGCAAGAGACCCGCACCTTCGACGCCGCCCATCTTTTTGCCAAAGTTGCTGTAGCAAACGAACACGTCATAGTCCAGCGTCGAGTCCAGCAAATCTTCCATGTACCGGTAGGCGAGCACCTCTACGTTGCGATAGCCGAGGACGCGGAGACGATAACTGACGCCGCGTGCGAGCAACTCGCGCGCGGGCGGATACGTGTTATTGGCAATAGCCACTTTCATGTGCGATCCCCTTCCGTGGTTTCAGTATAACGCATCACGCACACGCGCGTCAATTTTGGCAAGATGAAAAATAGGACGCGGATGAACGCGGATTTTTTTCTTATCCGCGAAAATCCGCGTTCATCCGCGTCCAAATAGTTCTGGTATTATTCGATCTTGTGATTGATCGCTCCACGCAACTCGGCGATGAACTCGCGCGCGGCTTGAATCGCGTTGCCATTGCCAATCTTGTTCACGAGCGCACTGCCCACGATCACCCCGTCCGCGATCTGCGCGACCTGCCGCGCCGATTCCGCATTCGCGATGCCGAATCCCACGCAGACCGGTTTCGAGGTGATCGCGCGCACCCGCGCAACGAAACTCGACAGATCGGCGGCGAGTTGCGCGCGTGCGCCGGTCACGCCAACGACCGACACGAGATACACAAAGCCGCGCGTTGCCGCCGCGATTTTTTGCAAACGTTCCGGTGTGCTCGTCGGCGCGGCGAGAAAAATCAATGCGAGGTCGTGCGCGCGCGTCGCCGCATCGAACGCGCCAGCTTCTTCGGGCGGCAAGTCGGGCACGATGAGTCCATCTACGCCGGCGTTTTGCGCGTCGCGCGCGAATGCAGCGATGCCGTAACGCAGAATCGGATTCGCGTACCCCATCAAGATGAGCGGAATCGTCACGCCTGCATCGCGCGCCGCGCGCGCCATCGCCAAACATTTCGCGAGCGTGACGCCGTTCTTCAGCGCAACCTGGGTCGCGTGTTGAATCACCGGACCATCCGCGAGCGGATCGCTGAATGGTACGCCGAGTTCGATCATGTCCGCACCCGCGTCGGCGATCACGCGAATCAAGTCCTGGGATTCCTCCACCGTCGGATAGCCGAGCGGCAAGTACGGCATCAGCGCGGCGCGCTGCTGTGTTCCTAGTTCGACAAATTTTTCTTCAATCCGATTCATGTCTCAACTCCGATATTCACTGTTCATTGTTCACCGCTCGCCGACATCACCGTTTGCAAATCCTTGTCCCCGCGCCCGGACAAATTTACCAACACGATTTCATCGCGAGGCATTTCGCGCGCGCGCTTGATCGCTTCGGCGACCGCGTGCGCGGATTCGAGCGCGGGCAAGATGCCTTCGAGCCGCGCGAGTTGGTGAAACGCGTTGAGCGCCTCGTCGTCGGTCGCGTACGTGTAGCCGACGCGTTCGGTGTCGAACAGGTGCGCGTGTTCGGGACCGACCGCCGGATAATCCAAACCGGCGGAAACCGAATGCGTCGCGCGCACCTGACCATCGTCGTCTTGCAGAACGTAGGTGTACGTCCCGTGCAAAACGCCCGGGCGCGCCTCGGCGAAACGCGCGGCGTGTTTGCCGGACGCGATGCCGAGTCCGCCGGCTTCGACGCCGATCATCGCGACGTCGTCGTCGCGGAACGCGTGAAAGAGACCGATCGAGTTCGAGCCGCCGCCGACGCACGCGATCAACAAATCGGGTAGACGTTTTTCGGTCGCGAGCATTTGGGCGCGCGCCTCGTGACCGATGACCGCTTGAAACTCGCGCACCATCGTCGGGTACGGATGCGGACCGAGCGCCGAGCCGAGCAAATAGTGCGTCGTCTGCACGTTCGTCACCCAATCGCGAATCGCTTCGTTGATCGCATCCTTTAAGGTGGCGCTGCCCGCGTCCACGCCGCGCACCTCCGCGCCGAGCAACTTCATGCGATACACATTTGGCGCTTGACGGCGCATATCTTCGGTCCCCATGTAAACGATGCACTCCAGACCCAGCATCGCACAGACCGCCGCGCTCGCGACGCCGTGTTGTCCCGCGCCGGTCTCGGCGACGATGCGTGTCTTACCCATTCGCTTGGCGAGCAGACCTTGCCCGAGCGCGTTGTTGATTTTGTGCGCGCCGGTGTGCGCGAGGTCTTCGCGTTTCAAATAAATTTTTGCGCCGCCGCAAAATTCGGTGAGGCGCGACGCAAAATACAATGGCGTCGGTCGTCCGGTAAAATGCGCGGACAAATCCACAAATTGATTTTGAAACGCGTCATCCATGCGCGCGGCGTTGAACGCGTCATCCAATTCTGCCAGCGCCGCCATCAAAGTTTCGGGCACGAACTGCCCGCCGTACTCTCCGAATCGTCCGATCATTAAATTCCTCCGTCAATTTTTGCCGCGCGAATAAACTCGCGCACCTTGGCGTGATCCTTCAGTCCCGGCGCGCGTTCGACGCCCGACGAGACATCCACGCCCCAGGGTCGCACGCGTTGAATCGCGTCCGCGACATTCTCCGCGTTCAATCCGCCGGCGAGCAACAACGGAAACTCGCGCGCGATAATTTCCGCGATCTCCCAGTCCGCGCGCGTGCCCGTTCCGCCGAATTGTCTTGCGTCGAACGCGTCCACGAGCAACGCCGGCGTGTTACCGTTCACCGCCGCGCGATACATTTCGATTTGAGCGCGCGCGTACAAGGCATCGCGCGGGCGCAATGCCTTGTACGCGCGCGGCGACAACGCGCGCACCATCGCGGCGGATTCGTCGCCGTGCAGTTGCGCGAAATCGAGCCGCGCCGTTCCCATCGTCGCGCGAACTTGTTCGAGCGAATCGTTCACGAACACACCGACAAAACGAACGGCAGGTGACGCGTGGCGAACGCGCTGAACAATTTCACGCGCGCGTTCCGGCGCGATATAGCGCGGCGATTTCGCGTAAAAGATAAAGCCGAGCAAATCCGCACCCGCGTCCGCCGCGACGCGCGCATCGTCCAGGTTCGTGATTCCACAGATTTTGATTTGAGCCATAAGCAAAATGTAAACAGGTAAACAAGGAAACAAGGAAACTTGTTTACCTGTTTACTTGTTTCCGCCTTTCCCTATTTCCTTGCTTACCGGCACTTGCGTCAATTCTTTCACCCTTGCCGCGATCTCTCCCGCGCGCACCAACGCCTCGCCGACGAGGACTGCGCGTGCGCCAGCGTGTGCCGCGCGCGAGACATCCTCGCGCGTGAACACGCCGCTCTCCGCGACGACGATTTTATCGGATGCGATTTTCGGCGCGAGTCGTTCGGTTGTCGCGAGGTCAACCGTGAAATCGGCGAGGTTGCGATTGTTGATGCCGATCACACGCGCGTTCGCCGCGACCGCGCGTGCGAGATCGCGTTCGTCGTGAATCTCGACGAGCGTGCCCAGTCCCAGGTCGCGCGCGCACGCGAGGTACTCGCGCAACTGCGTGTCGCCGAGCACGCGAACGATGAGCAGGATCGCGTCCGCGCTCGCGGCGCGCGATTCGAAAATCTGGTACGCGTCCACCGTAAAATCTTTGCGGAGGACAGGCACACTCACTGCCGCGCGCACCGCGCGCAAATCGTCGAGCGAGCCGTGAAAGTACTTTTCGTCCGTGAGCACCGAAATCGCGGACGCGCCATTTTCGGCGTACACGCGCGCGAGCGCGACTGGGTCGGCAATCGCGTTCAACGCGCCGCGCGACGGTGACACGCGTTTGATTTCAGCGATGAGCGCGATGGTGTCGCGTTGCAGTGCGCCCGCGAAATCGCGCGGGGGTGGCGTCGCTTCGGCGCGCGCGCGGATTTCGGAGAGCGGTACGCGTTGCTTTAGCGCGTCCACTTCCTGGCGCTTGTGCGCGATGATGTCGTCAAGAATCATTTTGTTTTTGTCCCATTAACTCACGTTACACGGTTTTGTCATTTCGACGAGCGAAGCCAGGAGAAATCGCGAATCGGAGTGGAGATTTCTCGCTTCGCTCGAAATGACAGTATGAAAAAATCCGCGTTCATCCGCGTTCGTCCGCGTCCTATTTTTACATCGCGAAATCCTGGCTCATTGAAACCAACCCATCGAGTGCGCGTTGCGCCGCGCCGGAATCAATCGCGGTGTTGGCGCGTGCGAGACCATCGCGTAAATCGCGCGCTTTGCCCCCGGCAACGAGCGCGGCGGCGGCGTTGAGCATGACGACATCGCGTTTTGCGCCGCGCTCTTCACCCGCGAGAATCGCCCGCGTGATCTGCGCGTTCTCAGCCGGCGTGCCGCCGCGCAAATCGTCGCGCGTTGCGCGCGGCAGACCCAGGTCGCGCGCGTCCAATTCTTCATTGCGAATCGCGCCGTTGTCGAATCGCGCAACGTGATTCATGCTGGTCGTCGTCAGTTCGTCGAGACCGTCCGCGCTGTGAAACACAAACGCGGCGCGTACGCCGAGCGCGTGCAGAACGCGCGCCATCGTCGTCGTGAGCCGCGCATCGTACACGCCAACAATTTGCGCGGGCGTGCGCGCGGGATTCGTGAGCGGACCTAGGATGTTGAACACGGTGCGAATGCCCAATTCCTTGCGCACGGGCGCGACATTCTTCATCGCGGGATGCAATTTCTGCGCGAACA
This portion of the Chloroflexota bacterium genome encodes:
- the gyrB gene encoding DNA topoisomerase (ATP-hydrolyzing) subunit B gives rise to the protein MAKKVQENELENMPVETYDASKITVLEGLEAVRKRPGMYIGSTDVRGLHHLVFEVVDNAIDEALAGMCDRIDVKIDKDNIVTVIDNGRGIPVDIHAQTGKSALEVVMTKLHAGAKFGQGGYKVASGLHGVGVSAVNALSEWFESTVRRDGKLYRQTYKRGAPQADVKQVGKYPADERSGTIQRFYPDKQIFKTIDYKFDVLAQRFREMAFLTRGLTIAFRDEREDREMTFYFEGGITSFVRYLNKNRTGIHTPFTVARQVNGSQVEIAVQYTDGYGESVYTFANNINTVDGGTHLTGFRSALTRTLNDYARKANLLKESDPNLSGDDVREGLTAILLVKLEEPQFESQTKAKLGNAEVKTQVESVFTEAFGAFLEEHTREAKEIVQKCLTTARAREAARQARDLVIRKSALESLSLPGKLADCSEKDPEKTELYLVEGDSAGGSAKQGRDRKFQAILPLRGKIMNVEKTRLDKMLQNEEIRAMITAIGTGVGNGFDLKNLRYSRIILMSDADVDGSHIRTLLLTFFFRYMEGLVSHGHLYIAQPPLYRVKVGKEEQYVFDDKDLDALKKKTKSDKMDIQRYKGLGEMNPAQLWETTMNPENRTLLQVNVEDAAEADRTFDMLMGSEVAPRKRFIQTHAKSVRNLDV
- a CDS encoding type II toxin-antitoxin system RelE/ParE family toxin, translating into MKILFQNDRLRKEFNNSRLLVKRYGAIQAKLIQRRLAEIHAADRLEDLRSLPQARYHQLRENRAEQISADVEYPYRLIFVCANDPVPRNPDGGLDWTRVTAIVIIGVENTHD
- a CDS encoding HigA family addiction module antidote protein, whose product is MIKQLQNQFIPDYATPPGDTLLETIQALGMNQAELAKRTGRPLKTVNEIIKGKVAITPETALQLERVLGVPAGFWNNLERNYRESLARLDEQERLQKQLAWLKQIPVKAIAKLEWFAAFDDPVQQFQAVLRFFGVASPDQWENLWGKPAAAYRQSRAFQSDPGAVAAWLRKGELDAQQIPCQAYDAAKFQAALSHARALTTAAPEEFCPALTRMCANAGVAVVFVPELPKVRVSGVTRWLSPDKALIQLSLFYKRDDQLWFTFFHEAGHIVLHGKRDVFLEEDTLTDDKENQANDFAANLLISPADWERFIQAGSYRTKTAIQEFADEVGIAPGIVVGRLQHDGHLPHSHCNDLKRRLVWI
- a CDS encoding tryptophan synthase subunit alpha, with the translated sequence MNRIEEKFVELGTQQRAALMPYLPLGYPTVEESQDLIRVIADAGADMIELGVPFSDPLADGPVIQHATQVALKNGVTLAKCLAMARAARDAGVTIPLILMGYANPILRYGIAAFARDAQNAGVDGLIVPDLPPEEAGAFDAATRAHDLALIFLAAPTSTPERLQKIAAATRGFVYLVSVVGVTGARAQLAADLSSFVARVRAITSKPVCVGFGIANAESARQVAQIADGVIVGSALVNKIGNGNAIQAAREFIAELRGAINHKIE
- the trpB gene encoding tryptophan synthase subunit beta is translated as MIGRFGEYGGQFVPETLMAALAELDDAFNAARMDDAFQNQFVDLSAHFTGRPTPLYFASRLTEFCGGAKIYLKREDLAHTGAHKINNALGQGLLAKRMGKTRIVAETGAGQHGVASAAVCAMLGLECIVYMGTEDMRRQAPNVYRMKLLGAEVRGVDAGSATLKDAINEAIRDWVTNVQTTHYLLGSALGPHPYPTMVREFQAVIGHEARAQMLATEKRLPDLLIACVGGGSNSIGLFHAFRDDDVAMIGVEAGGLGIASGKHAARFAEARPGVLHGTYTYVLQDDDGQVRATHSVSAGLDYPAVGPEHAHLFDTERVGYTYATDDEALNAFHQLARLEGILPALESAHAVAEAIKRAREMPRDEIVLVNLSGRGDKDLQTVMSASGEQ
- a CDS encoding phosphoribosylanthranilate isomerase; its protein translation is MAQIKICGITNLDDARVAADAGADLLGFIFYAKSPRYIAPERAREIVQRVRHASPAVRFVGVFVNDSLEQVRATMGTARLDFAQLHGDESAAMVRALSPRAYKALRPRDALYARAQIEMYRAAVNGNTPALLVDAFDARQFGGTGTRADWEIAEIIAREFPLLLAGGLNAENVADAIQRVRPWGVDVSSGVERAPGLKDHAKVREFIRAAKIDGGI
- the trpC gene encoding indole-3-glycerol phosphate synthase TrpC; protein product: MILDDIIAHKRQEVDALKQRVPLSEIRARAEATPPPRDFAGALQRDTIALIAEIKRVSPSRGALNAIADPVALARVYAENGASAISVLTDEKYFHGSLDDLRAVRAAVSVPVLRKDFTVDAYQIFESRAASADAILLIVRVLGDTQLREYLACARDLGLGTLVEIHDERDLARAVAANARVIGINNRNLADFTVDLATTERLAPKIASDKIVVAESGVFTREDVSRAAHAGARAVLVGEALVRAGEIAARVKELTQVPVSKEIGKGGNK
- the trpD gene encoding anthranilate phosphoribosyltransferase, whose amino-acid sequence is MIRESIAKLIERQDLSHDESASVMNEIMDGAATQAQMAAFLTALRAKGETVDEITGCARVMREKAIAVKPQRTDLVDTAGTGGDKAGTFNISTTAAFVIAGAGLGVAKHGNRAVSGQSGSADLLETLGVNLNLTPEQVAQCIDRVGIGFLFAQKLHPAMKNVAPVRKELGIRTVFNILGPLTNPARTPAQIVGVYDARLTTTMARVLHALGVRAAFVFHSADGLDELTTTSMNHVARFDNGAIRNEELDARDLGLPRATRDDLRGGTPAENAQITRAILAGEERGAKRDVVMLNAAAALVAGGKARDLRDGLARANTAIDSGAAQRALDGLVSMSQDFAM